One genomic window of Phoenix dactylifera cultivar Barhee BC4 chromosome 6, palm_55x_up_171113_PBpolish2nd_filt_p, whole genome shotgun sequence includes the following:
- the LOC103703729 gene encoding pentatricopeptide repeat-containing protein At3g54980, mitochondrial, producing the protein MRALLVSHLRRNPRLLLVRFPSLSPPPSSPPLTPPPIRSLHGLPSPPQSDSFSSPPSRILQSTTPVASELEEEDAAMNEFLSRFVWAIRGKLVEAYPTLAKETLDAMLLVICQKVVAEMEKAGDGAAAADSPIDLSEDLWKTIWEVSNSVHEAIRRDRMREELKKYLHSDEVKDMCHFAAEIGIRGPMLRELRFKWAREKLEEVEFYRSLDQMREQAKKQEEEEEASSSGSGVDPESNRVEAEKGGRTKVLALPLRKGKIKYKIYGLDLSDPKWAEVAERVEEAEKHIVPEEPQPVEGKCKKVEEKLLALKAKRDDPTPVLAEWAELLQPKKVDWLALLDRIKERNVDLYFKVAEHLLTEESFDANIRDYSKLIDAHAKADRIEDAERILQKMTERGIKPDVLTSIILVHMYSRAGNLDRAKEAFESLRKEGFQPDLKVYSSMITAYVKAGIPKQGEALVREMESRDIKPTKEIYMELLQAFGERGQVDGAQRIMNTMQFAGIQPTLESFTLLIESYGQAGDPDQARGHFDHMMKAGHKPDDRCTASMMAAYVKKNLLDKALDLLLTLERDGFRPGIATYAVLVDWLGRLQLVEEAERLLNKITQMGEAPFEIHVSLCDMYSRAQQGEKVRKSLKILEARKKLLRADQFERIVSGLLAGGFVEDAKRINNAMEARGFTPSEPTRVALMAAQSIPRQKSPRRGGKV; encoded by the exons ATGAGAGCTCTCCTCGTCTCTCACCTCCGACGAAACCCTCGCCTCCTCCTCGTTCgattcccctccctctcccctcccccgtcctctcctcctctcactCCTCCCCCGATTCGATCCCTCCATGGCCTTCCTTCGCCACCCCAATCCGATTCCTTCTCCTCTCCCCCCTCTCGGATCCTCCAATCGACCACCCCAGTTGCTTCcgaactggaggaggaggacgctGCCATGAACGAGTTCCTCTCTCGATTCGTCTGGGCGATCCGCGGCAAGCTCGTCGAGGCCTATCCGACCCTCGCCAAAGAAACGCTAGACGCCATGCTGCTCGTCATCTGTCAGAAAGTCGTCGCCGAGATGGAGAAGGCCGGTGACGGCGCCGCCGCTGCCGACTCGCCGATCGACCTCAGCGAGGATTTGTGGAAGACCATATGGGAGGTGAGCAACTCGGTCCACGAGGCCATTAGGAGGGACCGGATGAGGGAGGAGCTCAAGAAGTATCTTCATTCCGATGAGGTCAAGGATATGTGCCACTTCGCCGCGGAGATCGGCATCCGGGGACCcatgcttcgggagctccgctTCAAGTGGGCGCGCGAGAAATTGGAGGAGGTCGAGTTCTACCGGAGCTTGGATCAGATGAGGGAGCAAGCCAAGaaacaagaagaggaagaagaagcatCGAGTTCGGGCTCTGGGGTTGATCCGGAAAGTAACCGGGTAGAAGCAGAGAAGGGTGGGAGGACAAAGGTGTTAGCTTTACCCCTGAGAAAGGGGAAGATCAAGTACAAGATCTATGGGTTGGATTTGTCCGATCCGAAGTGGGCAGAGGTGGCCGAGAGGGTGGAGGAGGCTGAGAAGCACATTGTGCCTGAGGAGCCGCAGCCTGTTGAGGGAAAATGTAAGAAGGTTGAGGAGAAGCTCCTTGCCTTGAAAGCAAAGAGGGATGACCCCACGCCAGTACTGGCTGAATGGGCGGAACTCCTCCAGCCAAAGAAGGTCGATTGGCTTGCCTTGCTTGATAGGATCAAAGAACGCAATGTGGATTTGTACTTTAAG GTTGCTGAACACCTCTTGACTGAGGAGTCTTTTGACGCAAACATCCGTGATTACTCGAAACTAATCGATGCCCATGCTAAGGCAGACCGCATAGAAGATGCTGAGAGGATTCTGCAGAAAATGACTGAAAGGGGTATCAAGCCTGATGTTCTCACATCCATCATCTTAGTTCATATGTACAGCAGGGCAGGCAACCTTGATCGTGCAAAGGAGGCATTCGAAAGCTTAAGGAAGGAGGGTTTTCAACCAGATTTGAAGGTTTACAGTTCAATGATCACAGCTTATGTGAAGGCCGGCATTCCAAAGCAAGGCGAGGCACTGGTAAGAGAAATGGAGTCGAGAGATATCAAACCCACCAAGGAGATCTACATGGAGCTGCTGCAAGCATTCGGGGAGCGCGGCCAAGTTGACGGAGCGCAGAGGATAATGAACACAATGCAATTTGCTGGAATCCAACCGACTCTGGAGTCCTTTACATTGCTCATCGAGTCCTATGGCCAGGCAGGCGATCCTGATCAGGCTCGGGGCCACTTTGATCACATGATGAAAGCCGGCCACAAGCCGGATGATCGATGCACCGCCAGCATGATGGCTGCATATGTCAAGAAGAATCTCCTGGACAAAGCCTTGGACCTGCTCCTTACTCTTGAGAGGGATGGATTCCGACCAGGTATTGCAACATACGCCGTTCTGGTTGACTGGTTAGGCAGGTTGCAGCTAGTGGAAGAGGCAGAGAGGTTGCTGAACAAGATAACTCAAATGGGAGAAGCTCCCTTTGAGATCCATGTTAGCCTGTGTGACATGTATTCTAGGGCGCAGCAAGGGGAGAAGGTTCGCAAGTCTCTCAAGATTTTGGAGGCAAGGAAAAAGTTACTGAGAGCTGATCAGTTTGAGAGGATTGTAAGTGGTCTTTTGGCAGGTGGGTTTGTGGAAGATGCGAAGAGGATAAACAATGCAATGGAAGCACGGGGCTTTACCCCATCGGAGCCGACTAGGGTAGCGCTCATGGCAGCCCAATCCATCCCTCGCCAGAAATCACCAAGGAGAGGTGGTAAAGTATGA
- the LOC103703728 gene encoding transcription factor HBI1-like, with protein sequence MVQWLEAPPSDFTPCLHGQQQHLPNSMQSLNDADDHETSSNLIRIHDQIGSHGNGSPNPAATKYLTIGAATIGEVETSIKEQSNYSRKRKVENISNEKVGCGSPAEDGMKDKRVKEDIGGGRGAAQAGNKKEASGDASKENAEPPKTDYIHVRARRGQATDSHSLAERVRRERISERMKYLQELVPGCSNITGKAGILDQIINYVRSLQRQVEFLSMKLTAVNPRLDFNIDNFFNTEINLACNSGVMPMIDMPFEQLDPSYIQFNCLHPTAACCGLDMAVGSSDTVPHRTMSLPASDPETILDSSLSVHGCSPSWNTGLQNLYGVEFHQGRGPAFPFQSLQGDILPHNLEMEM encoded by the exons ATGGTGCAATGGCTCGAAGCTCCTCCTTCCGATTTCACTCCATGTCTCCATGGGCAGCAGCAGCATCTTCCCAACTCAATGCAATCGCTCAACGACGCTGATGATCACGAAACAAGCAGCAATCTCATTCGCATTCATGACCAAATTGGCAGTCATGGCAATGGGTCGCCAAATCCTGCTGCCACTAAATATTTAACTATTGGTGCTGCCACCATTGGGGAGGTGGAAACAAGCATCAAGGAACAGAGCAACTATTCGAGGAAGAGAAAGGTCGAGAATATCTCTAACGAAAAG GTGGGGTGCGGCAGCCCCGCAGAGGATGGCATGAAAGATAAGCGAGTGAAAGAAGACAtaggaggaggacgaggagcAGCACAAGCCGGCAACAAAAAGGAAGCCTCGGGAGACGCCTCCAAGGAGAACGCAGAGCCACCAAAGACCGACTACATCCACGTTAGAGCGCGTCGAGGCCAGGCCACAGATAGCCATAGCTTGGCGGAGAGG GTGAGGAGGGAGAGGATCAGTGAGAGGATGAAGTATTTGCAGGAGTTGGTGCCCGGGTGCAGCAACATCACAGGGAAAGCCGGCATACTTGATCAGATCATAAACTATGTTCGATCTCTCCAAAGGCAAGTCGAG TTCTTGTCCATGAAGCTCACTGCTGTGAACCCGAGGCTGGACTTTAACATTGATAATTTCTTCAACACAGAG ATAAACCTAGCTTGCAATTCTGGAGTCATGCCAATGATTGATATGCCATTTGAGCAATTGGACCCCTCTTATATTCAGTTCAACTGCTTGCATCCAACAGCTGCTTGTTGTGGACTTGACATGGCTGTGGGTTCCTCAGATACAGTTCCCCATAGAACCATGAGCTTGCCTGCATCAGATCCTGAGACAATCTTGGATTCGAGTCTCAGT GTCCATGGATGTTCTCCTTCTTGGAACACTGGCTTGCAGAACCTCTATGGTGTGGAATTCCATCAAGGAAGGGGACCTGCCTTTCCCTTTCAATCATTGCAAG gCGATATCTTACCTCACAATCTCGAAATGGAGATGTAA
- the LOC103703727 gene encoding U-box domain-containing protein 5, which produces MGNDVNEVVQVQKNSFNAKVHVSMSLELTKIVDSVVTILPAIESARPGHSSGIQELCCLHNSIEKAKLLLHHCAESSKLYLAITGEKTLLRCERIRSDLNQSFCRIQNMVPPLLASQISEVLDYIRNANFIIDSVEEEARRALLGLLKKTKASDDLELEAFQIACSRLNITSPKALLIERRAIKKLRDKIRDTESEKERWLVYLLHLLHKHGKNMRPDISEHKENANEQSKSLTLGTNAACDYGNSEKNDESSDHGEAQTDLSRTTAPPEEFYCPISSELMFDPVVIASGQTYERIWIEKWFDEGHDICPKTQKKLADLSMIPNSLMKDLISNWCGKHGINIVDPCSQPTPATFRSWEPSHCNSISGLKNISAPLLDGKTGEYIVQNVHSNVSCISSDASYCSDSSHVRGIENPKGKCAPLFPWSDDYQKYRSFSNFNHDMFLRFFYGLSKLSLDLQGKAVEDVKNLLEGDEQTCYAMLFNGFAEALLRFLKNAHELSDVQAQRTGAQFFLAFLSNSRVEIPSLGDDVFQLLTSFLDSEVTTEALMILQKLSHFPKCRSRIATSGIASSVIKFLDSEDTEFLELSMKILCDLSLQNEIKCLILSSGCISQLVSLLSDRRLAEFCFKIMQNLSDDEEAAALIANTDGCLAAIVELLNGGTREEQQYAVTILHSLCTHSTANCLLVLKEGVIPALVEISVNGNANGKVTSLKLLHLLSDIMHNEYLDGSYGPSGTISEPAKDSIECSASKKQRSKSSVFLGKKIKLFSKLRSSAALF; this is translated from the exons ATGGGGAATGATGTGAATGAAGTTGTGCAAGTGCAGAAAAATTCTTTTAATGCAAAG GTCCACGTTTCAATGTCTTTGGAGCTTACAAAAATAGTGGATAGTGTCGTTACAATTCTTCCTGCAATAGAATCAGCTCGGCCAGGACACTCATCTGGTATACAGGAGTTATGTTGTTTACACAATTCGATTGAGAAAGCCAAGCTACTTCTTCATCACTGTGCAGAATCTAGCAAGCTCTACTTG gCAATAACAGGGGAAAAAACTTTATTAAGATGTGAAAGGATCAGAAGTGACTTGAATCAAAGCTTCTGTCGGATTCAAAATATGGTTCCGCCATTGTTAGCTTCTCAG ATTTCTGAAGTTCTTGATTatattagaaatgcaaattttaTCATTGATTCTGTGGAAGAAGAGGCTCGCAGAGCTTTGCTAGGACTGCTTAAGAAGACTAAAGCAAGTGATGATTTAGAACTTGAGGCCTTTCAAATTGCATGTTCAAGGTTGAACATCACATCTCCAAAAGCTCTTTTGATAGAAAGAAGAGCCATTAAAAAGCTACGAGATAAGATCCGTGATACTGAGTCTGAAAAAGAGAGGTGGTTGGTTTACCTTCTGCATCTCCTACATAAGCATGGAAAGAACATGAGGCCTGATATTAGTGAGCACAAAGAGAATGCCAATGAACAGAGTAAGTCCCTGACTCTAGGGACAAATGCTGCATGTGATTATGGTAACTCTGAAAAAAATGATGAGTCCAGTGATCATGGTGAGGCTCAAACTGATCTATCAAGAACTACTGCACCTCCTGAGGAATTTTATTGCCCTATTTCATCAGAATTGATGTTTGATCCTGTGGTTATAGCCTCTGGGCAAACATATGAAAGGATATGGATAGAAAAGTGGTTTGATGAAGGACATGATATATGTCCTAAGACGCAAAAGAAGTTAGCAGACCTTTCTATGATTCCAAATTCTTTAATGAAAGATCTCATATCCAATTGGTGCGGTAAGCATGGTATTAACATAGTGGACCCATGCTCGCAGCCTACCCCTGCGACTTTTCGCTCCTGGGAGCCTTCACATTGCAATTCCATATCAGGTTTGAAGAATATTTCTGCACCCTTATTAGATGGCAAAACTGGAGAGTACATAGTCCAAAATGTCCACAGCAACGTGTCATGTATCTCCTCTGATGCTAGCTACTGTTCAGATTCATCCCATGTTAGGGGCATTGAGAACCCAAAGGGTAAATGTGCTCCATTGTTCCCTTGGAGTGATGATTATCAAAAATATCGGTCATTTTCCAACTTCAACCATGACATGTTTCTGAGATTCTTTTATGGGCTCTCTAAACTTTCATTGGACCTCCAAGGCAAAGCGGTGGAAGATGTGAAAAACCTTTTGGAAGGGGATGAACAGACCTGTTATGCTATGCTTTTCAATGGTTTTGCAGAAGCACTGCTGCGGTTTTTGAAGAATGCACATGAGCTGTCTGATGTGCAGGCACAGAGAACTGGAGCTCaattttttcttgcttttctgAGTAATAGCAG GGTCGAAATTCCATCCCTGGGTGACGATGTGTTTCAGTTGTTGACATCCTTTCTTGATTCTGAAGTAACAACAGAAGCTTTGATGATACTCCAGAAGTTGTCTCATTTTCCGAAGTGTAGATCTCGCATTGCGACATCTGGCATTGCTTCTTCAGTTATAAAATTCCTAGATTCTGAAGACACCGAATTTCTAGAGCTTTCCATGAAAATCCTTTGTGATTTGTCACTTCAAAATGAGATAAAATGTCTTATTTTATCCTCTGGATGCATATCACAACTGGTATCGCTTTTGAGTGACAGAAGACTAGCAGAATTTTGCTTTAAAATTATGCAAAACTTAAGTGATGATGAAGAGGCTGCAGCATTGATTGCCAATACCGATGGATGCCTTGCTGCAATTGTAGAACTGCTCAATGGTGGCACTCGTGAAGAACAACAATATGCTGTGACTATCCTACATTCCTTATGTACTCACAGTACTGCAAATTGTTTACTGGTCCTGAAAGAGGGCGTGATTCCAGCTCTGGTTGAAATATCGGTGAATGGGAATGCCAATGGGAAGGTGACCTCTTTGAAGCTGCTTCACCTTTTAAGCGATATCATGCATAATGAGTATCTTGACGGTTCATACGGTCCGTCCGGAACTATATCTGAACCAGCAAAGGATTCCATTGAATGCTCTGCTAGCAAAAAGCAGAGATCAAAATCCTCTGTTTTTTTGGGaaagaaaattaaattattCTCAAAGCTTAGATCCTCGGCAGCTCTATTTTAA